In Mycolicibacterium phocaicum, one DNA window encodes the following:
- a CDS encoding methyltransferase encodes MPVANAQKPPPGWLIDGIGRVRDGLGQLRRSVVPANVALFELGQGAWLTQAMYVGAKLGIFDALAAGPASADDIARRVGSHPEATARLMRALAANSLLKRERDGRFALSRLGQALRSDAPGSLAPMLLFIGHPKHWEHWGQLLYSVQTGKTSAEMLRGMPIFEYLENDRDLADVFNNAMTAVSAMAIETLMPAYDFSRFKNIVDVGGGHGALLSAVLQQATDAQGVLFDLPSVVAGAGPVLKAAGVSDRVTVTGGSFFDAVPEGGDAYLLKTIIHDWDEDSALVILRNVRKAIDPDGTLALVELVLPEGTPSHPGMLLDLEMLVAAGGRERTGSEYADLLARAGFRQTRVVQTAGPMSLVEAVPVHD; translated from the coding sequence GTGCCAGTGGCAAACGCGCAGAAACCACCGCCCGGCTGGCTCATCGACGGCATCGGCCGGGTCCGTGACGGACTGGGCCAGTTGCGCCGGTCCGTCGTCCCGGCGAACGTCGCACTCTTCGAGCTGGGCCAGGGTGCCTGGCTGACCCAGGCCATGTACGTCGGCGCCAAGCTGGGCATCTTCGACGCCCTGGCCGCCGGCCCCGCGTCGGCGGACGACATCGCCCGCCGGGTGGGTTCGCACCCCGAGGCCACCGCCCGGCTCATGCGGGCGTTGGCCGCGAATTCGCTGCTCAAGCGGGAGCGCGATGGCCGGTTCGCGCTGAGCCGGCTGGGACAGGCCCTGCGGTCCGATGCGCCGGGCTCGCTGGCACCGATGCTGCTGTTCATCGGCCACCCCAAGCACTGGGAACACTGGGGTCAGTTGCTGTACTCGGTGCAGACCGGTAAGACGTCCGCGGAGATGCTCCGGGGCATGCCGATCTTCGAATACCTGGAGAACGATCGCGACCTCGCCGACGTGTTCAACAACGCCATGACCGCGGTGTCGGCCATGGCGATCGAAACTCTCATGCCCGCATACGATTTCAGTCGTTTCAAGAACATCGTCGACGTCGGCGGCGGCCACGGCGCGCTGCTGAGTGCGGTGCTGCAGCAGGCCACCGACGCTCAGGGCGTGCTGTTCGATCTGCCGTCGGTCGTCGCGGGCGCGGGCCCGGTGCTCAAGGCGGCCGGTGTGTCGGACCGCGTGACCGTCACGGGTGGCTCGTTCTTCGATGCCGTGCCCGAAGGCGGGGATGCGTATCTGCTGAAGACGATCATCCACGACTGGGATGAGGACAGCGCACTGGTGATCCTGCGGAACGTCCGCAAGGCGATCGACCCCGATGGCACCCTGGCCCTCGTCGAACTGGTGCTGCCGGAAGGCACGCCCAGCCATCCCGGCATGCTGCTCGACCTGGAGATGCTGGTCGCCGCCGGCGGCCGGGAGCGTACCGGTTCGGAATACGCGGACCTGTTGGCACGCGCCGGCTTTCGGCAGACCCGGGTGGTCCAGACGGCGGGCCCGATGTCACTCGTCGAGGCTGTCCCGGTCCACGACTAG
- the fadD17 gene encoding long-chain-fatty-acid--CoA ligase FadD17: MSSRPTVSDLLRPLVDVTDRGLYDCTTAPDDSSQDDGGPAGFTSWADHIAAGAQLAAALKARLDPAKPPHIGVLLSNTTFFSSLLVAAALAGLVPVGLNPTRRGAALVGDAERSDCQLVLADNPDLVPAGLDAAGIDVIDVESASWATELAGFAGTAVQFADVDPDDLFMLIFTSGTSGDPKAVRVTHDKVAFPGQMLADRFGLGRDDTFYLSMPLFHSNAVMAGWAVALAAQGSIALRRKFSASGFLPDVRRYGATYANYVGKPLSYILATPARPDDADNPLKFMYGNEGAPRDLNRFAQRFGVVVVDGFGSTEGGVAIARTPDTPAGALGPLTDEVAIVDVETGLPCPPGVVGELVNPTGRGWFRGYYNNDAAEAERMAGGIYHTGDLAYRDDAGFIYFAGRLGDWMRVDGENLGTAPIEQVLLRHPDVVEAAVYAIPDPAVGDQVMSALVLLDHAEFSADDFSAFLAAQEDLGPKQWPRFIRVATTLPRTETFKVIKRQLSAEGTDCADPVFAIAR; this comes from the coding sequence ATGTCCTCCCGGCCCACCGTCAGCGACCTGCTGCGCCCGCTCGTCGACGTCACCGACCGCGGGTTGTACGACTGCACCACGGCGCCGGACGACTCATCACAAGATGACGGCGGCCCAGCCGGTTTCACCAGCTGGGCCGACCACATCGCCGCGGGCGCACAGTTGGCCGCGGCGCTGAAGGCGCGACTGGACCCGGCCAAGCCGCCGCACATCGGTGTGCTGCTGAGCAATACGACGTTCTTCTCGTCGCTGCTGGTGGCCGCCGCGCTGGCGGGGCTGGTTCCGGTCGGCCTCAACCCGACCCGCCGCGGGGCGGCGCTGGTCGGCGACGCCGAGCGCTCCGACTGCCAGTTGGTACTCGCCGACAATCCCGACCTGGTCCCAGCCGGTCTCGATGCCGCGGGCATCGACGTCATCGACGTCGAATCCGCTTCGTGGGCAACCGAACTCGCCGGGTTCGCCGGCACCGCGGTGCAATTCGCGGACGTCGATCCCGACGACCTGTTCATGCTGATCTTCACCTCGGGCACCAGCGGTGACCCCAAGGCCGTCCGGGTCACCCACGACAAGGTGGCGTTCCCGGGCCAGATGCTGGCCGATCGTTTCGGCCTCGGGCGCGACGACACGTTCTACCTGTCCATGCCACTGTTCCACTCCAACGCCGTGATGGCGGGCTGGGCCGTGGCGCTCGCCGCGCAGGGGTCGATTGCGTTGCGCCGCAAGTTCTCTGCCTCCGGATTCCTGCCGGACGTGCGCCGCTACGGCGCCACCTACGCCAACTACGTCGGCAAGCCGTTGTCGTACATCCTGGCCACCCCGGCCCGGCCGGACGACGCCGACAATCCGCTGAAGTTCATGTACGGCAACGAGGGTGCCCCACGCGACCTGAACCGGTTCGCACAGCGCTTCGGTGTCGTCGTCGTCGACGGTTTCGGGTCCACCGAGGGCGGTGTCGCCATCGCCCGCACCCCGGACACCCCGGCCGGCGCGCTGGGCCCGCTGACCGACGAGGTCGCGATCGTCGATGTCGAGACCGGATTGCCGTGCCCGCCGGGCGTCGTCGGCGAACTGGTGAACCCGACCGGCCGGGGCTGGTTCCGCGGCTACTACAACAACGACGCCGCCGAGGCCGAACGGATGGCCGGGGGCATCTACCACACTGGCGACCTGGCCTACCGTGACGACGCCGGGTTCATCTATTTCGCTGGGCGCCTTGGCGATTGGATGCGGGTCGACGGCGAGAACCTCGGTACCGCACCCATCGAGCAGGTGCTGCTGCGGCACCCTGACGTGGTCGAGGCAGCCGTCTACGCGATACCCGATCCCGCCGTCGGCGACCAGGTGATGTCGGCACTCGTCCTCCTCGACCACGCGGAGTTCTCCGCGGACGACTTCAGCGCCTTCCTTGCCGCCCAGGAGGATCTGGGTCCCAAGCAGTGGCCCCGGTTCATCCGCGTCGCCACGACGCTGCCGCGGACCGAGACCTTCAAGGTCATCAAGCGGCAGTTGTCCGCCGAGGGCACCGACTGCGCCGACCCGGTTTTCGCGATCGCCCGCTAG
- a CDS encoding acyl-CoA dehydrogenase family protein: MDFKTTEASEDLGGLVRSITESVVTPERQKELDKLDERFDRELWDKLIDSDILSTTAPESVGGGGFGPLEQSAVLVALGRQLAAVPYLESTILAAGAIAEFGSSELQSEWAAPAVAGSKIVVPALDGEMGQGPVQATGSDETGYKLTGTRTQVAYGPVADAVLVPAESDSGVKVFLVAAADAGVTVTSLDTTGHGSVAHLDLQGVTVAADRIVGGAEVLAWLQLHNALGRTAFQLGVVERALELTALYAREREQFDRPIGSFQAVSSRLADGYIDVKALRLTLTQASWRVAEGLPAEVDVNTAAFWAAEAGHRVAHTAVHVHGGVGIDMDHPVHRYFLAAKQTEFAVGGATGQLLQIGRELAETPV; the protein is encoded by the coding sequence ATGGATTTCAAGACAACCGAAGCATCTGAGGACCTCGGCGGCCTGGTCCGGTCCATCACCGAATCGGTGGTGACCCCGGAACGGCAGAAGGAGCTGGACAAGCTCGACGAACGGTTCGACCGTGAGCTGTGGGACAAGCTGATCGATTCCGACATCCTGTCCACCACCGCACCGGAGTCGGTGGGCGGCGGTGGTTTCGGTCCGCTGGAGCAGTCCGCCGTGCTCGTGGCACTGGGCCGTCAGCTCGCGGCGGTGCCGTACCTCGAGTCGACCATCCTGGCCGCCGGCGCCATCGCCGAATTCGGTTCGTCCGAGCTGCAATCCGAGTGGGCCGCCCCGGCGGTCGCCGGCAGCAAGATCGTCGTGCCGGCGCTCGACGGCGAGATGGGTCAGGGCCCGGTGCAGGCCACCGGCAGCGATGAGACCGGCTACAAGCTCACCGGTACCCGCACCCAGGTCGCCTACGGCCCGGTCGCCGACGCCGTCCTGGTGCCTGCCGAAAGCGATTCCGGCGTCAAGGTTTTCCTGGTCGCGGCGGCCGACGCGGGCGTCACCGTCACCTCGCTCGACACCACCGGGCACGGCAGCGTCGCGCACCTGGATCTGCAGGGCGTGACTGTCGCCGCTGACCGCATCGTCGGCGGCGCCGAGGTGCTCGCCTGGCTCCAGCTCCACAATGCCCTGGGTCGCACCGCATTCCAGCTCGGCGTGGTGGAGCGCGCGCTGGAACTCACCGCGTTGTACGCCCGCGAGCGCGAGCAGTTCGACCGCCCCATCGGCAGCTTCCAGGCCGTGTCGTCCCGGTTGGCCGACGGCTACATCGACGTCAAGGCGCTGCGCCTGACGCTGACCCAGGCCTCCTGGCGCGTGGCCGAGGGCCTGCCCGCCGAGGTGGACGTGAACACCGCAGCGTTCTGGGCCGCCGAGGCCGGACACCGGGTGGCACACACCGCGGTGCACGTACACGGTGGTGTCGGCATCGACATGGATCACCCCGTGCACCGCTACTTCCTGGCGGCCAAGCAGACCGAGTTCGCGGTCGGTGGGGCCACCGGGCAGCTGCTGCAGATCGGGCGCGAACTCGCCGAGACGCCCGTCTAG
- a CDS encoding acyl-CoA dehydrogenase family protein, with the protein MRIGYTPEQEELRRELRSYFTKLMTPERAEALASNDGEMGRGNVYRETVEQMGKDGWLTLSWPKEYGGQARPPMDGLIFNDEAAIANVPVPFLTINSVAPTIMHFGTEEQKKFFLPKIAAGQLHFSIGYSEPGAGTDLASLRTTAVRDGDDYVINGQKMWTSLIAYADYVWLAARTNPEAKKHRGISMLIVPTTAEGFSWTPVHTMSGVDTSATYYQDVRVPTSSLVGEEHGGWKLVTNQLNHERVALVSAQPIFVALDGVREWAQNTKDHHGKRLIDSEWVQLNLARVHAKAEVLKLINWELASATDSAPSPADASAAKVYGTELATEAYRLLMEVLGTSATLRRDTPGALLRGRIERWHRSCLILTFGGGTNEIQRDIIGMVALGLPRVNR; encoded by the coding sequence ATGCGGATCGGCTACACGCCCGAGCAGGAGGAGCTGCGGCGCGAACTGCGCTCGTACTTCACCAAACTCATGACCCCGGAGCGCGCCGAGGCGCTGGCGTCCAACGACGGCGAGATGGGACGCGGCAACGTCTACCGCGAGACCGTCGAGCAGATGGGCAAGGACGGCTGGCTGACGCTGAGCTGGCCCAAGGAGTACGGCGGCCAGGCCCGCCCGCCGATGGACGGCCTGATCTTCAACGACGAGGCCGCCATCGCCAACGTCCCGGTGCCGTTCCTGACCATCAACTCCGTGGCGCCGACGATCATGCACTTCGGCACCGAGGAGCAGAAGAAGTTCTTCCTACCCAAGATCGCCGCGGGCCAGCTGCACTTCTCCATCGGCTATTCCGAGCCCGGTGCCGGCACCGACCTGGCGTCGCTGCGCACCACCGCGGTCCGCGACGGTGACGACTACGTCATCAACGGCCAGAAGATGTGGACGTCGCTGATCGCCTACGCCGACTACGTCTGGCTGGCGGCCCGCACCAACCCCGAGGCCAAGAAGCACCGCGGCATCTCGATGCTGATCGTGCCGACCACCGCCGAGGGCTTCTCCTGGACACCGGTGCACACCATGTCCGGTGTGGACACCAGCGCCACCTACTACCAGGACGTTCGCGTCCCGACCTCCAGCCTGGTCGGCGAAGAGCACGGCGGCTGGAAGCTGGTCACCAACCAGCTCAACCACGAGCGCGTGGCCCTGGTGTCGGCGCAGCCGATCTTCGTCGCACTGGACGGGGTTCGGGAATGGGCCCAGAACACCAAGGACCACCACGGCAAGCGCCTGATCGACTCCGAGTGGGTGCAGCTGAACCTGGCCCGGGTGCACGCCAAGGCCGAGGTGCTGAAGCTGATCAACTGGGAGCTGGCCTCGGCCACCGACTCCGCGCCCTCCCCCGCCGACGCATCGGCAGCCAAGGTCTACGGCACCGAGCTGGCCACCGAGGCCTACCGGCTGCTGATGGAGGTGCTCGGCACCTCGGCGACGCTGCGCCGTGACACCCCGGGGGCACTGCTGCGCGGCCGGATCGAGCGCTGGCACCGGTCCTGCCTGATCCTGACCTTCGGCGGCGGCACCAACGAGATTCAGCGCGACATCATCGGCATGGTGGCTCTTGGCCTGCCCCGAGTGAACCGGTAA
- a CDS encoding ferredoxin — MRVEVDHDRCEGNAVCVGIAPDLFDLDDNDYAVVKADPVPADQVELAEQSIAECPRAALLRKD; from the coding sequence ATGCGGGTTGAAGTTGATCACGATCGCTGTGAAGGAAACGCGGTTTGCGTGGGAATTGCGCCGGACCTTTTCGATCTCGACGACAACGACTATGCAGTAGTCAAGGCCGATCCGGTGCCTGCCGACCAGGTAGAACTGGCCGAGCAGTCCATCGCGGAATGCCCCCGCGCCGCCCTTCTCCGCAAAGACTAG
- a CDS encoding 3-oxoacyl-ACP reductase: MTSQLDSTDLSGKVAVVTGAAAGLGRAEAIGLAQAGATVVVNDMAGALDKSDVLAEIEAAGSKGVAVAGDISARSTADELVATADSLGGLAIVVNNAGITRDKMLFNMTDEDWDAVIAVHLRGHFLLTRNAATYWRAKAKESADGKVYGRIVNTSSEAGLAGPVGQANYGAAKAGITALTLTAARGLERYGVRANAIAPRARTAMTADVFGAAPGEGEVDPLSPEHVVKLVRFLSAPASENVNGQLFIVYGPTVTLVAAPTVESHFTASSAEWDMTQLSATLRGYFADRDPERNFSATALMESRD, translated from the coding sequence TTGACTAGCCAACTGGACTCCACCGACCTCTCCGGCAAGGTGGCCGTGGTCACCGGTGCCGCCGCGGGGCTGGGCCGCGCCGAGGCCATCGGCCTGGCGCAGGCCGGCGCCACCGTCGTGGTGAACGACATGGCCGGCGCGCTGGACAAGTCGGACGTGCTCGCCGAGATCGAGGCCGCCGGCTCCAAGGGGGTTGCGGTGGCCGGCGACATCAGCGCCCGCAGCACCGCCGACGAGCTCGTCGCCACTGCGGACAGCCTGGGCGGGCTCGCCATCGTGGTCAACAACGCGGGCATCACCCGCGACAAGATGCTGTTCAACATGACCGACGAGGACTGGGACGCGGTCATCGCGGTCCACCTGCGCGGCCACTTCCTCCTGACCCGCAACGCCGCGACCTACTGGCGCGCCAAGGCCAAGGAGTCGGCCGACGGCAAGGTGTACGGCCGGATCGTCAACACTTCGTCCGAGGCCGGCCTGGCCGGTCCGGTCGGCCAGGCGAACTACGGTGCCGCCAAGGCCGGTATCACGGCCCTGACCCTGACCGCGGCCCGCGGTCTGGAGCGCTACGGCGTCCGCGCCAATGCGATCGCGCCGCGGGCGCGTACCGCCATGACGGCAGATGTGTTCGGTGCGGCTCCTGGTGAAGGAGAGGTCGACCCGCTGTCCCCGGAACACGTTGTGAAATTGGTGCGGTTCCTTTCCGCGCCCGCGTCGGAAAACGTGAATGGCCAGCTCTTCATCGTTTATGGTCCGACTGTGACCCTGGTAGCAGCCCCGACCGTGGAGAGCCACTTCACAGCGTCGTCCGCTGAGTGGGACATGACACAACTGAGTGCCACGTTGCGCGGATATTTTGCTGACCGCGATCCGGAGCGGAATTTCTCGGCGACTGCCCTGATGGAGTCGAGGGACTGA
- a CDS encoding MlaE family ABC transporter permease, translating into MIEQLAAPARAVGGFFEMALDTFTKMWRRPFQFREFFEQTWMIARVSLVPTLLVAIPFTVLVAFTLNILLREIGAADLSGAGTAFGTVTQLGPVVTVLVVAGAGATAICADLGARTIREEIDAMRVLGIDPIQRLVVPRVLASTFVAVLLNNLVCAIGISGGYVFSVFLQGVNPGSFINGLTVLTGLAELMLAEIKAVLFGLLAGMVGCYRGLTVKGGPKGVGIAVNETVVYAFICLFVINVIMTAIGVRVLVR; encoded by the coding sequence TTGATCGAACAGCTTGCGGCTCCGGCCCGGGCCGTCGGCGGGTTCTTCGAAATGGCCCTCGACACATTCACAAAGATGTGGCGTCGCCCTTTTCAATTCCGGGAGTTCTTCGAACAAACCTGGATGATTGCCCGCGTATCGCTCGTGCCGACCCTGCTCGTCGCCATTCCGTTCACCGTGCTGGTCGCCTTCACGCTCAACATCCTGCTGCGTGAGATCGGCGCCGCCGACCTCTCCGGCGCCGGTACCGCGTTCGGCACGGTCACCCAGCTGGGCCCCGTCGTCACGGTGCTGGTGGTCGCCGGCGCCGGCGCCACCGCAATCTGCGCCGACCTGGGTGCCCGCACCATCCGCGAAGAGATCGACGCGATGCGCGTGCTCGGCATCGACCCGATCCAGCGGCTGGTCGTGCCCCGCGTTCTCGCATCGACCTTTGTCGCGGTGCTGCTGAACAACCTGGTGTGCGCCATCGGCATCTCGGGCGGCTACGTCTTCTCCGTCTTCCTGCAGGGCGTCAACCCGGGTTCGTTCATCAACGGCCTGACGGTGCTGACCGGCCTGGCCGAGCTGATGCTGGCCGAGATCAAGGCCGTGCTGTTCGGCCTGCTGGCCGGAATGGTCGGCTGCTACCGCGGCCTCACCGTCAAGGGCGGCCCCAAGGGCGTCGGCATCGCGGTGAACGAGACCGTGGTCTACGCCTTCATCTGCTTGTTCGTCATCAACGTGATCATGACCGCCATCGGCGTCCGAGTACTGGTGAGGTGA
- a CDS encoding MlaE family ABC transporter permease — MSYDATLRFKRMFRALPGIVDGLGEQALFYGESFRYIPNALTRYRRETIRLIAEMTMGTGALVMIGGTVGVAAFMTLASGGVIAVQGYSSLGNIGIEALTGFLSAFLNVRIVAPIIAGIALAATIGAGCTAQLGAMRVAEEIDAVESMAVHSVSYLVSTRIIAGLIAVIPLYALAVLASFFAARATTVYINGQSAGLYDHYFSTFMVPTDLLWSFLQAIVMSVAVMLVHTYYGYNASGGPVGVGIAVGQAVRTSLIVVVTIVLLISLAVYGASGNFNLSG, encoded by the coding sequence ATGAGCTACGACGCGACACTCCGATTCAAACGCATGTTCCGGGCACTGCCCGGCATCGTCGACGGCCTCGGCGAGCAGGCCCTGTTCTACGGGGAGTCCTTCCGGTACATCCCCAACGCCCTGACCCGGTACCGCCGCGAGACCATCCGGCTCATCGCCGAGATGACGATGGGCACCGGTGCGCTGGTGATGATCGGCGGCACCGTCGGCGTCGCGGCGTTCATGACGCTGGCCTCCGGTGGCGTCATCGCCGTCCAGGGCTACTCCTCGCTGGGCAACATCGGTATCGAGGCCCTCACCGGCTTCCTGTCGGCCTTCCTCAACGTGCGCATCGTCGCGCCGATCATCGCGGGTATCGCACTGGCCGCCACCATCGGCGCCGGTTGTACCGCCCAGTTGGGTGCCATGCGCGTGGCCGAGGAGATCGACGCCGTCGAATCGATGGCGGTGCACTCGGTGTCGTATCTGGTATCCACCCGCATCATCGCGGGCCTGATCGCCGTCATCCCGCTGTACGCCCTCGCCGTCCTGGCATCGTTCTTCGCGGCGCGGGCCACCACCGTCTACATCAACGGCCAGTCGGCCGGTCTGTACGACCACTACTTCAGCACTTTCATGGTGCCCACTGACCTCTTGTGGTCATTCCTGCAGGCCATCGTCATGTCCGTCGCGGTCATGCTGGTGCACACCTATTACGGCTACAACGCCAGTGGCGGACCCGTCGGCGTGGGTATCGCCGTTGGCCAGGCCGTGCGGACCTCGCTGATCGTGGTCGTCACCATCGTCCTGCTCATCTCCCTGGCCGTGTACGGCGCGTCCGGCAACTTCAACCTCTCCGGATAG
- a CDS encoding MCE family protein → MSSGGPKRSHVRIAAAVLISVILAAVVFTYLSYTAAFTPTDTVSVLAPRAGLVMDPDAKVKYRGIQVGKVEAIDYAGDEAKLKLAVLSDQMRYIPSNARVRLGSTTVFGAKSVEFLPPEHPSKESLRPGAQVQAKDVQIEMNTVFQTLTDLLDKIDPVSLNATVTALGEGLRGHGDDAGAAVAGLSKYLQYFNPKLPTLQQDLKDTSTVAGIYGDAAPDLAKVLDNAPTVSKTLVDEKDDLNAALLASTGFANNAYATISPAADDYIAAIQRLRAPLKVLGDYSPEFPCLIQGLSKAVDRYGPVFGGVKPGLFVSSNFFPGAPNYTYPESLPMVNASGGPNCRGLPDVPSKQFGGSWYHTPFLVTDNAYIPYEPNTELQFDAPSTLQFLFSGAYAERDRY, encoded by the coding sequence ATGTCTTCCGGTGGTCCTAAACGCAGCCACGTGAGAATCGCGGCAGCGGTGCTGATCAGCGTCATTCTGGCCGCGGTGGTGTTCACCTATTTGTCGTACACCGCGGCGTTCACGCCCACCGACACCGTCTCGGTCCTGGCGCCCCGCGCCGGTCTGGTCATGGACCCCGATGCCAAGGTCAAGTACCGCGGCATCCAGGTCGGCAAGGTCGAGGCGATCGACTATGCCGGTGACGAGGCGAAGCTGAAGCTGGCCGTCCTGAGCGACCAGATGCGCTACATCCCGTCCAACGCCCGGGTCCGGCTCGGCAGCACGACGGTGTTCGGCGCCAAGTCGGTCGAATTCCTGCCGCCGGAGCATCCGTCGAAGGAGTCGCTGCGTCCCGGTGCGCAGGTGCAGGCCAAGGACGTCCAGATCGAGATGAACACCGTCTTCCAGACGCTGACCGACCTGCTCGACAAGATCGACCCCGTCAGCCTGAACGCCACCGTCACGGCGCTCGGTGAAGGCCTGCGCGGCCACGGCGACGACGCCGGTGCCGCCGTGGCCGGCTTGAGCAAGTACCTGCAGTACTTCAACCCCAAGCTGCCGACGCTGCAGCAGGACCTCAAGGACACCTCGACGGTCGCCGGCATCTACGGCGACGCCGCGCCGGACCTGGCGAAGGTCCTCGACAACGCGCCGACCGTCAGCAAGACGCTGGTCGACGAGAAGGATGACCTGAACGCCGCGCTGCTCGCGTCCACCGGATTCGCCAACAACGCGTACGCGACCATCTCGCCGGCCGCCGACGACTACATCGCCGCCATCCAGCGGCTGCGTGCCCCGCTGAAGGTCCTGGGTGACTACTCACCGGAATTCCCATGTCTCATCCAGGGCCTGTCGAAGGCCGTGGACCGCTACGGCCCGGTGTTCGGTGGCGTCAAGCCGGGCTTGTTCGTCTCGTCGAACTTCTTCCCGGGTGCGCCCAACTACACCTACCCCGAGAGCCTCCCGATGGTGAACGCCTCCGGTGGCCCGAACTGCCGGGGTCTGCCGGACGTCCCGTCGAAGCAGTTCGGCGGTTCGTGGTACCACACGCCCTTCCTGGTGACCGACAACGCCTACATCCCATACGAGCCGAACACCGAGTTGCAGTTCGACGCGCCCTCGACGCTGCAGTTCCTGTTCTCCGGTGCCTACGCAGAGAGGGACCGCTACTGA
- a CDS encoding MCE family protein: protein MRHKREMINVTVFTVVMLLVAAGLVVVFGQFRFASSNTYHANFADASRLKAGEDVRIAGVQVGSVKSVKLKSDNTVDVKFTLNDRYQLYTSSRAVIRYQNLVGDRYMEITSGPGELRKLPAGGTLALANTQPALDLDALLGGLRPVVKGLDGKKVNEITAAMIEALQGQGGALSDLLSNTGSFSQTLADRDQLIGDTITNLNTVLGTVDSKGAQFNTSIDQLQQLITGLAEGRDPIAGAIGPLASAENDLTDMLQKSRRPVQGVIENARPFAQRMYERRAEVNPVIENLAEDYLRLNALGAYGAFFNIYYCSVKIKMSGPAGSDLIVPFGGPADPSKGRCSESG, encoded by the coding sequence ATGAGACACAAGCGCGAAATGATCAACGTCACGGTGTTCACCGTCGTGATGTTGCTGGTCGCCGCCGGTCTGGTGGTGGTGTTCGGCCAGTTCCGCTTCGCCTCGTCGAACACCTATCACGCCAACTTCGCCGACGCGTCCCGGCTCAAGGCCGGCGAGGACGTCCGTATCGCCGGTGTCCAGGTCGGCTCGGTGAAGAGCGTGAAGCTCAAGAGCGACAACACCGTCGACGTCAAGTTCACGCTGAACGATCGGTACCAGCTGTACACCTCGAGCCGCGCCGTCATCCGCTACCAGAACCTGGTCGGGGACCGGTACATGGAGATCACCTCCGGGCCGGGCGAACTGCGCAAGCTGCCCGCCGGCGGCACCCTTGCCCTCGCCAACACCCAGCCGGCGCTCGACCTCGACGCACTGCTCGGCGGTCTGCGCCCGGTCGTGAAGGGCCTGGACGGCAAGAAGGTCAACGAGATCACCGCCGCCATGATCGAGGCCCTGCAGGGGCAGGGTGGCGCGCTGAGCGACCTGCTGTCCAACACCGGTTCGTTCAGCCAGACGCTGGCCGACCGCGACCAGCTGATCGGCGACACGATCACCAACCTCAACACGGTGCTCGGCACGGTCGACTCCAAGGGCGCCCAGTTCAACACCAGCATCGACCAGTTGCAGCAGCTCATCACGGGCCTCGCCGAGGGACGCGACCCGATCGCCGGTGCCATCGGCCCGCTGGCCTCGGCCGAGAACGACCTGACCGACATGCTGCAGAAGTCGCGGCGCCCGGTGCAGGGCGTCATCGAGAACGCCCGCCCGTTCGCGCAGCGCATGTACGAGCGCCGGGCGGAGGTGAACCCGGTCATCGAGAACCTCGCGGAGGACTACCTGCGACTCAACGCACTCGGTGCCTACGGCGCGTTCTTCAACATCTACTACTGCTCGGTGAAGATCAAGATGAGCGGCCCCGCGGGTAGCGATCTGATCGTGCCGTTCGGTGGTCCCGCGGATCCGTCGAAGGGCAGGTGCTCAGAAAGTGGCTAA